Proteins encoded together in one Streptomyces umbrinus window:
- a CDS encoding MFS transporter has translation MKTNSDSALTFTVAAALIAGVTLGSSGSNVMPVFVDDFADRFDLPSTSAGLVAASQLTAVAITTLLLANRAARPGRVRMARQGLAVAAAGFIGAAIAFDMLTLIVASLLLGAGLGAVYAASTAALAGVGDDADKTSSIAITGALFASALLLLAVPAVNESAGGGTGFFLLAVCCLPGWFLVGHLPDGSGPAGSPSATAPDAASRSARPSAVLLVGAGLLMAVTQGIWSYASVLGRGHTGMSASVLSAVLALSSVVALAGAVAGPLAVKRFGRLRSMTGFVVVEAFSTGLLIVTHSPTLFIATAVIWQTCWLAVLVQILAAASVIDSTGRWVAALSGAGALGGGIGPLAVGAIMDNMGVGVLSILLTAGTLIAALPLLKMTDAAADTASASPHAQATPIARTTTEKPTSPAE, from the coding sequence GTGAAAACGAACAGCGACAGCGCGCTGACGTTCACCGTCGCCGCTGCCCTGATCGCCGGAGTCACGCTCGGCAGCAGCGGCAGTAACGTGATGCCCGTCTTCGTGGACGACTTCGCCGACCGCTTCGACCTGCCCAGCACCAGCGCCGGACTCGTCGCCGCCAGCCAGCTGACGGCGGTCGCGATCACCACCCTCCTGCTCGCCAACCGCGCCGCCCGCCCCGGACGCGTCCGGATGGCCCGCCAGGGGCTGGCCGTGGCCGCCGCGGGATTCATCGGCGCCGCCATCGCTTTCGACATGCTGACGCTGATCGTGGCCAGTCTGCTGCTCGGCGCCGGACTCGGAGCCGTCTACGCCGCCTCCACCGCCGCCCTGGCCGGCGTCGGCGACGACGCCGACAAGACCTCCTCGATCGCCATCACCGGAGCGCTGTTCGCGAGTGCCCTGCTGCTCCTCGCCGTCCCAGCCGTCAACGAGTCCGCAGGCGGGGGAACCGGCTTCTTCCTGCTGGCCGTGTGCTGCCTGCCTGGCTGGTTCCTGGTGGGCCACCTCCCCGACGGCTCGGGCCCGGCGGGCAGTCCTTCCGCGACCGCCCCCGACGCAGCCTCCCGGTCGGCCCGTCCCTCCGCCGTGCTACTGGTCGGCGCGGGCCTCCTGATGGCCGTCACGCAGGGAATCTGGTCCTACGCCTCCGTCCTGGGGCGCGGCCACACCGGCATGTCTGCCTCTGTGCTCTCCGCCGTCCTGGCCCTCTCCAGCGTCGTCGCACTCGCCGGAGCCGTAGCCGGACCGCTCGCCGTGAAGCGTTTCGGCCGCCTGCGCTCGATGACCGGGTTCGTCGTCGTCGAAGCGTTCAGCACGGGGCTCCTCATCGTCACCCACAGCCCCACCCTGTTCATCGCCACCGCCGTCATCTGGCAGACGTGCTGGCTGGCCGTCCTGGTCCAGATACTCGCCGCCGCCTCGGTCATCGACTCCACCGGACGGTGGGTGGCCGCCCTCAGCGGCGCCGGAGCACTCGGCGGAGGCATCGGCCCCCTGGCCGTCGGCGCGATCATGGACAACATGGGCGTCGGCGTCCTGAGCATCCTCCTCACCGCGGGAACGCTCATCGCCGCACTCCCCCTCCTCAAGATGACCGACGCGGCAGCAGACACCGCATCCGCCTCACCCCACGCGCAGGCCACGCCCATCGCGAGGACGACCACCGAGAAACCAACCTCACCAGCGGAATGA
- a CDS encoding IS6 family transposase, translating to MDSAPPSYKGHRYPVGIIAHCVWLYFRFPLSFREVEELMRERGVLVSHETVRRWCTKFGQAYANGLRRRRVQPGDKWHLDEVFLRINGEQKYLWWAVDADGNVLDILVQNRRDTAAARRFFRKLLKKTCSVPRVVVTDKLRSYGAAHREVRPSVEHRAHKGLNNRAENSHQPTRQRERAMKGFRSTGGAQRFLSAFSGISPHFRPRRHLMTATEYRAEMTTRFAIWDQATGATDQAAGA from the coding sequence GTGGACAGCGCGCCGCCGTCGTACAAGGGGCACCGGTACCCGGTGGGGATCATCGCGCACTGCGTGTGGCTGTACTTCCGCTTCCCGCTGTCGTTCCGCGAGGTCGAGGAGCTGATGCGCGAGCGCGGCGTGCTCGTCTCCCACGAGACGGTCCGCCGCTGGTGTACGAAGTTCGGGCAGGCCTACGCCAACGGCCTGCGCCGCCGGCGTGTGCAGCCGGGCGACAAGTGGCACCTGGACGAGGTCTTCCTCAGGATCAACGGAGAGCAGAAGTACCTGTGGTGGGCCGTCGACGCCGATGGCAACGTGCTCGACATTTTGGTCCAGAACCGGCGGGACACCGCTGCGGCCAGGCGGTTCTTCCGCAAACTGCTCAAGAAGACCTGCTCGGTGCCGAGGGTGGTCGTCACCGACAAGCTGCGCTCCTACGGCGCGGCCCACCGCGAGGTCAGGCCCTCCGTAGAACACCGCGCCCACAAGGGCCTGAACAACCGGGCCGAGAACAGTCATCAGCCGACGAGGCAGCGCGAACGCGCGATGAAGGGCTTCCGCAGTACCGGCGGGGCCCAGCGGTTCCTGTCCGCGTTCAGCGGCATCTCACCGCACTTCCGACCACGCCGCCACCTGATGACCGCCACCGAATACCGCGCCGAGATGACCACCCGCTTCGCCATCTGGGACCAGGCCACCGGCGCCACCGACCAGGCCGCCGGAGCCTGA